A genomic region of Pelodiscus sinensis isolate JC-2024 chromosome 1, ASM4963464v1, whole genome shotgun sequence contains the following coding sequences:
- the LOC102463696 gene encoding olfactory receptor 51G2-like has product MSAVNDTQLQFAVFLLTGIPGHEQAHLWIAISFSIMYAISIVGNAAIIFFIKTDPSLHEPMYIFLSMLAVTDLGLSISTIPTILGLFLFNSREINMDACFAQLFFIHLLSITESSVLLLMAFDRFIAIFNPLRYASFLSPPRIAKMGLVFVVRGLVIAFPLPLLLKQYQYCRNVLSHCYCLNQDVMKLACSDIRASSIYGMFVAISTVGLDALLIFLSYVMILKTVLGIASRMECLRALNTCVSHLCAVMLYYTPMLGLSVLHRFGNSSSHLLQSFVGYVYLMIPPLMNPIVYSVKSKHLRVRVIRVFIK; this is encoded by the coding sequence ATGTCTGCTGTTAATGACACCCAATTGCAATTTGCAGTGTTCCTTCTCACTGGGATACCTGGCCATGAACAAGCCCATCTCTGGATCGCTATCTCCTTCAGCATCATGTATGCTATTTCAATAGTAGGCAATGCAGCCATTATATTCTTTATAAAAACAGacccaagcctccatgagcccatgtacattttcctttccatgttggccGTAACAGACCTTGGCTTATCGATATCCACCATACCGACAATACTGGGCCTTTTCCTGTTTAACTCTAGGGAGATCAACATGGATGCCTGTTTTGCTCAGCTGTTTTTCATTCACTTGCTTTCAATCACTGAATCCTCCGTGCTCCTGTTGATGGCCTTTGACCGCTTCATCGCAATCTTTAACCCGCTGAGATATGCCTCCTTCTTGAGCCCTCCAAGAATAGCCAAGATGGGGCTGGTGTTTGTGGTAAGAGGTTTGGTTATAGCATTCCCACTCCCCCTTCTTCTGAAACAGTATCAATACTGCCGAAATGTCCTGTCCCATTGCTACTGTCTAAACCAGGATGTCATGAAGTTGGCTTGTTCAGACATAAGAGCCAGCAGCATCTATGGCATGTTTGTTGCAATCTCCACCGTGGGGTTGGATGCACTGCTCATCTTCCTCTCCTATgtgatgatcctcaaaacagtGCTGGGCATCGCATCCCGAATGGAGTGCCTCCGGGCCTTGAACACCTGCGTTTCCCACCTCTGCGCTGTCATGCTCTACTACACCCCAATGTTGGGGCTGTCTGTGCTACACAGATTCGGGAACAGCTCTTCTCACTTGCTTCAGAGCTTTGTGGGCTATGTCTACCTGATGATTCCACCCCTAATGAACCCAATTGTGTACAGCGTGAAAAGCAAACACCTTCGTGTGAGGGTCATCAGGGTGTTCATCAAGTGA
- the LOC102463943 gene encoding olfactory receptor 51G2-like — protein MTPVNDTKSQFAVFLLTGIPGHEDIHLWISIPFSFMYAISIVGNAVIMYFIKTDSSLHEPMYIFLSILALTDLGLSIATVPTILGIFLFNSREISLNACFAQLFFIHFLAKIESSILLLMAFDRFIAICNPLRYASILTLPRIVKLALVFVVRGVAVAFPFPFLLKRFPYCQANVLSHSYCLHQDVMKLACADITVNVIYGMFTTVFTLGLDSLLIFLSYVMILKTVLSIASRTESLRALNTCVSHLCAVLLFYVPDIGLAVLHRFGNSSFHLLKILLGYVYLLVPPLMNPIVYSVKSKHLRARIIRAFVK, from the coding sequence ATGACACCTGTCAATGATACCAAATCACAATTTGCAGTGTTCCTTCTCACTGGGATACCTGGTCACGAAGACATCCatctctggatctccatccccttcagcTTCATGTATGCTATTTCGATAGTAGGAAACGCAGTCATTATGTACTTTATAAAAACAGACTCAAGCCTCCATGAGccaatgtacattttcctttccatattGGCCCTCACAGATCTTGGCTTATCGATAGCCACCGTACCGACGATACTGGGTATATTCTTGTTTAACTCCAGGGAGATCAGCCTCAATGCCTGTTTTGCCCAGCTGTTCTTCATCCATTTTCTTGCAAAAATCGAATCCTCCATTCTCTTGCTGATGGCCTTTGATCGGTTCATCGCAATTTGTAATCCACTGAGATACGCTTCCATCTTAACCCTGCCGAGAATAGTCAAATTGGCACTGGTATTTGTGGTAAGAGGGGTGGCCGTAGCATTCCCATTCCCTTTCCTCCTGAAACGATTCCCATACTGCCAAGCCAAtgtcctctcccattcctacTGCCTGCACCAGGACGTCATGAAATTGGCTTGTGCGGACATCACTGTCAATGTCATCTATGGCATGTTCACTACAGTCTTCACATTGGGACTGGACTCGCTGCTCATCTTCCTCTCGTATGTGATGATCCTCAAAACTGTGCTGAGCATTGCGTCCCGCACGGAGAGCCTCAgggccctgaacacctgcgtCTCCCACCTCTGCGCTGTCCTGCTCTTCTATGTGCCAGACATTGGCCTGGCTGTGCTACACAGATTTGGGAACAGCTCTTTCCACTTGCTTAAGattctcctgggctacgtctacctgctggtcccacccctgaTGAACCCAATTGTGTACAGTGTGAAAAGCAAACACCTTCGTGCAAGGATCATCCGGGCGTTTGTCAAGTGA